One segment of Rosa chinensis cultivar Old Blush chromosome 6, RchiOBHm-V2, whole genome shotgun sequence DNA contains the following:
- the LOC112174706 gene encoding uncharacterized protein LOC112174706 has translation MSSIVQSLQKRMPTNQGALPVSQGSGLDQAPALRRRLSSLSLKLQPISSPATTWALQRSKSVSAMGEYAGGSIKRWWDWGWTWVLSRKPIFAQDLEMNEEETKILGSDNRGSWRHVFFKVRSELRKLVSSDNVTTLPQTYRPYNSLNYPKSKK, from the coding sequence ATGAGCTCCATTGTTCAGAGCCTCCAGAAGAGAATGCCCACAAACCAGGGCGCCCTACCCGTCTCCCAGGGCTCCGGCCTCGACCAGGCTCCTGCTCTCCGGCGAAGGCTGTCGTCCCTCTCCCTCAAGCTCCAGCCCATCTCCTCCCCGGCCACCACCTGGGCCCTGCAGCGGTCCAAGTCCGTCTCCGCCATGGGCGAGTACGCCGGCGGGTCCATTAAGAGGTGGTGGGACTGGGGCTGGACTTGGGTCCTCTCCAGAAAGCCCATCTTCGCTCAGGATCTGGAGATGAACGAAGAGGAGACCAAGATTCTCGGCTCCGACAACAGAGGCAGCTGGCGACATGTCTTCTTCAAAGTCCGGTCCGAGCTCCGGAAGCTCGTGAGCTCCGACAACGTCACCACTCTTCCTCAAACTTACAGGCCCTACAACTCGTTGAACTACCCCAAGTCGAAGAAGTGA
- the LOC112172382 gene encoding peptide chain release factor 1 produces MRMAMAGSLWKSSCSCSYTCSLVRVIGVSRTSSGAAAAILHASSLFPPPSMALKIQRKSSLTKWRWSQQQPQLPEDRNSNAFFFIRSSKYGTNSISTDGGKGYLESTDQELMSQCEMGTFKTSGPGGQHRNKRESAVRLKHLPTGIIAQASEDRSQHMNRASALSRLRTLIALKVRNAVDLDGYSPPRELLQILPKSSSIRTSDIGNQIGPNNPKFVYGMQALLDLLYAVDGSVSEAAKFLGLSTGALSRLILSDDSLRLAVNELRASEDMKPLR; encoded by the coding sequence ATGAGAATGGCAATGGCAGGGTCACTGTGGAAGTCATCGTGTTCATGTTCATATACGTGTTCATTGGTTAGAGTAATAGGAGTTTCAAGAACAAGTAGTGGTGCAGCGGCTGCTATACTTCATGCATCATCTCTATTTCCACCTCCATCCATGGCCTTAAAAATACAAAGAAAAAGTAGCTTAACCAAGTGGAGGTGGTCTCAACAGCAACCACAATTACCAGAAGACAGGAACAGCAATGCCTTCTTCTTCATACGGAGCTCTAAATACGGAACCAATAGTATTAGCACTGATGGCGGAAAGGGATATTTGGAATCTACAGACCAAGAGTTGATGAGCCAGTGCGAAATGGGCACTTTCAAGACGTCAGGGCCAGGGGGTCAGCACCGCAACAAGCGAGAGTCTGCAGTACGCCTTAAGCATCTCCCAACTGGTATTATTGCACAGGCTTCTGAGGATCGATCCCAGCACATGAATCGTGCCTCAGCTTTATCTCGCCTGCGCACTCTTATAGCTCTCAAAGTCAGGAACGCTGTGGATCTCGATGGTTATTCCCCTCCTCGAGAGCTTCTTCAAATTCTTCCCAAATCATCTTCCATTAGAACATCAGATATTGGTAACCAAATTGGACCGAACAATCCGAAATTTGTTTACGGAATGCAAGCTCTGTTGGATCTCCTTTATGCAGTTGATGGTTCTGTCTCAGAGGCAGCAAAGTTTCTGGGGTTGAGCACAGGTGCACTGTCTCGATTAATACTCTCTGATGATTCTCTCCGATTGGCAGTCAATGAGCTTAGGGCTTCTGAGGACATGAAGCCTTTGAGGTAG
- the LOC112172381 gene encoding CMP-sialic acid transporter 4 produces MEYRKLKDQDEDGNSAADDLESLRGKPLSVAASLGGGPVDRKWKRKSIVTLALTVLTSSQAILIVWSKRAGKYEYSVTTANFSVEALKCALSLAALARIWNNEGVTDDNRLSTTLDEVIVYPIPAALYLVKNLLQYYIFAYVDAPGYQILKNLNIISTGILYRIILKRKLSEIQWAAFIILCAGCTTAQLNPSSDHVLQTPLQGWVMAIVMALLSGFAGVYTEAIIKKRPSRNINVQNFWLYVFGMVFNAAAIVIQDFDAVVNKGFFHGYSFITVLMILNHALSGIAVSMVMKYADNIVKVYSTSVAMLLTAVVSVFLFGFHLSLAFFLGSIVVSVSVYLHSIGKVR; encoded by the exons ATGGAGTACAGGAAGCTCAAAGATCAG GATGAAGATGGGAATTCAGCTGCCGACGACCTCGAAAGTTTACGGGGAAAGCCGCTTTCTGTTG CGGCCAGTTTGGGAGGGGGACCAGTAGACCGAAAATGGAAGCGAAA GTCAATTGTTACTCTGGCTTTGACTGTTCTTACGAGTTCACAAGCAATATTGATTGTGTGGTCGAAGCGAGCTGGCAAGTATGAGTATAGCGTTACGACTGCTAATTTTTCG GTGGAGGCTTTGAAATGTGCATTGTCGCTTGCTGCTTTGGCACGAATCTGGAATAATGAAGGTGTTACTGACGATAACAG GTTGAGTACAACATTGGATGAAGTTATTGTATACCCGATTCCTGCAGCCCTTTACCTAGTCAAAAATTTGCTTCAG TACTATATATTTGCATATGTGGATGCCCCGGGTTATCAAATACTGAAGAACCTGAATATTATCAGCACTGGGATCTTATACAGAATCATACTCAAGAGGAA GTTAAGTGAGATTCAATGGGCTGCTTTCATAATACTATGTGCAGGGTGCACTACAGCGCAGCTGAACCCAAG TTCTGACCATGTTCTTCAAACTCCATTGCAAGGTTGGGTGATGGCCATT GTCATGGCACTTCTAAGTGGTTTTGCGGGAGTATACACCGAG GCGATAATTAAAAAGCGGCCTTCAAGAAATATAAATGTGCAGAACTTCTGGTTGTATGTCTTTGGAATGGTCTTCAATGCTGCTGCTATAGTGATTCAAGATTTTGATGCAGTGGTGAACAA GGGCTTCTTCCATGGATACTCATTTATAACAGTTCTCATGATTCTCAACCATGCACTCAG TGGCATTGCTGTGTCTATGGTAATGAAGTATGCTGACAATATTGTGAAG GTGTATTCTACTTCGGTAGCAATGCTGCTTACAGCTGTTGTTTCTGTATTCCTATTTGGCTTTCATCTGTCCCTTGCCTTTTTCCTTGGCTCAAT TGTTGTCTCGGTGTCGGTGTATCTGCACTCAATCGGGAAGGTGCGATAG
- the LOC112172380 gene encoding cysteine protease XCP1 gives MAFSSFSKVSLLLFIVPFFLGTYCLAHDFSIVGYSPEHLSSMDKFIELFESWISKHGKIYHNMEEKLHKFEIFKDNVKHINERNKKLDVDSYWLGLNEFADLSHEEFKSKYLGLKGESPRRRDSSEEGFSYSDFDEEALPKSVDWRNKGAVTPVKNQGSCGSCWAFSTVAAVEGINQIVTGNLISLSEQQLIDCDNSFNDGCNGGLMDYAFQFIISNGGLHKEEEYPYIMDEGTCEESEGQSQVVTISGYQDVPRNSDQALLKALAHQPISVAIDASDRDFQFYSGGVFNGPCGTKLTHGVTAVGYGTSEGLDYIIVKNSWGPKWGEKGYIRMKRNTGKPEGICGINKLASYPTKKK, from the exons ATGGCTTTCTCTTCATTTTCCAAAGTGTCCCTTCTGCTCTTCATTGTGCCTTTCTTTTTAGGCACTTATTGTCTGGCTCATGATTTTTCAATTGTGGGTTACTCACCCGAGCACTTGTCTTCCATGGACAAGTTCATTGAGCTCTTCGAGTCATGGATATCGAAACATGGCAAGATTTACCACAACATGGAGGAGAAGCTCCATAAGTTTGAGATATTCAAAGACAATGTCAAGCATATTAATGAAAGGAATAAGAAGCTTGATGTTGACAGCTACTGGCTTGGATTGAATGAGTTTGCTGACTTGAGCCatgaagagttcaagagcaAGTACTTGGGCCTGAAAGGGGAATCCCCAAGAAGGAGAGACTCCTCTGAAGAAGGGTTCAGTTACAGTGATTTCGACGAAGAGGCATTGCCCAAGTCTGTGGACTGGAGAAATAAAGGAGCTGTTACTCCAGTCAAGAACCAAGGTTCATGTG GTAGCTGTTGGGCATTTTCTACAGTTGCTGCTGTTGAAGGCATAAACCAGATAGTCACAGGAAACCTAATATCGCTGTCCGAACAGCAACTGATAGATTGTGACAATTCATTCAACGATGGCTGCAATGGCGGTTTGATGGACTACGCTTTTCAATTTATCATCTCTAATGGTGGGCTTCACAAGGAGGAAGAATACCCCTATATCATGGACGAAGGAACTTGTGAGGAATCAGAG GGACAATCACAGGTGGTGACCATATCTGGTTATCAAGATGTGCCTCGAAATAGTGACCAAGCTCTCCTCAAGGCACTGGCTCACCAGCCCATTAGTGTTGCTATTGACGCCTCTGACAGAGATTTCCAGTTCTACAGTGGG GGTGTGTTCAACGGGCCATGTGGAACTAAGCTAACTCATGGTGTAACAGCAGTTGGCTATGGAACATCAGAGGGGTTGGATTACATCATTGTGAAGAACTCATGGGGACCAAAGTGGGGAGAGAAGGGATACATAAGGATGAAGAGAAACACAGGAAAGCCAGAAGGAATCTGCGGTATTAACAAATTGGCTTCATATCCCACCAAGAAGAAGTGa